The Apium graveolens cultivar Ventura chromosome 6, ASM990537v1, whole genome shotgun sequence genome contains a region encoding:
- the LOC141663839 gene encoding uncharacterized protein LOC141663839 isoform X5 produces the protein MLMAFDTNGTRQTANPRKLLEQQKVEVRSTEEGFQGSWHQGTIIATENLVRWVQYDHHLFDVDTSTKFVERVEVPSVVDGIVNNEKLLPNYRGWIRPLSPPCDFNKWFLHYGQCVDVYYSDAWWEGVIIDYQDGSPERNVFFPDIGDEMAALMDNMRISQDWDEQTGLWKPRGNWLFLELIEEIEKDWPILVSVKQIWYDMRARNGFDSLKEWTSCLSDMWRELLLEVIVDNFKLSVKEFFLNLSSSGDISNNCGQLMELDGSILDALLKHKKCFVDFLAVVPVGNGFLNRNELMHDDEKEKCFQPSEEINRDVLATCRKLDRVEKTPLPSSVKSTDEDIACVSSQTMAIVPFMTGENPKGNSFTNHEESFNTSHEVSMPNKNHVWIPAGSDIVPDPEYCPDAVDEYCRLFKSRHKQYHGVRFNVWKHLLFMGWKIECRKDKKASGRQRLRYIEPCSLGRSFTSLVKVCEYLMTGDSKKLSPCTDLDKPKEKAEDNWVQFGLPKAEYHEDAVTKYINISKCGCQPSEEHMINVLKHISFLGWKFECIKDRQIYRFSPPNDDGSGKKFPSLFEVCQHLKKSSSAIVPCFPKTVQNSSSFVAPLSPTDHSQQCRSVLVGPSPDDELICEPEYCPQAIMSYYSFAIKEKGDFSKWDTDNILKDMQLKAKKHLSAVGWKLYYYRATKRIRYKYSSPSGKCYSSLRSACKGYIDEEINVGKLAEVQLARDGRNIPLASKEVQKEFHCKHEKERKSKALHLASLSSSSVTKENKSNKIQSIKSKDNLSSAVSVSDRVLRSSKRVREVVATSLSHKNPRTILSWLIDKKVVFPGDKVRYRIGKDYKTLAEGIVSCDGIRCNCCQETFTLRNFEVHANSTCNKPSSNMFLEDGRSLLECQIQLRRDLNARGSTRGLPEVKGKQTDNETDCICSICHLGGNLILCDGCPSTFHKRCLGLKGVPTGNWFCPSCCCKICGQSKNKGNIDVFTDSSVINCDQCARQYHIGCLRMKGHVLESYPKGYWFCNRKCEQISLGLQKLLGKPVQIGIDNLTWTLLKYTKPDKYYHDQSDIADSTEIYSKLNLALDVMHECFEPLKEPRTGRDLVEDVIFNRWSKLHRLNFNGFYTVLLEKNDELITAATIRVHGEKVAEIPLVATRFLYRRLGMCRVLMNELEKVLMKLGVERLILPAAPTVLNTWISSFGFLRMSPSERLKFLGYTFLNFQGTTLCQKPLLTMPGIKSIPPEMILWTLKGAAVCLKYFKLIDSKTMEL, from the exons ATGTTGATGGCTTTTGATACCAATGGGACAAGACAAACAGCCAATCCAAGAAAGCTTCTGGAGCAGCAGAAAGTTGAG GTAAGGAGTACCGAAGAGGGGTTCCAAGGTTCATGGCACCAAGGGACTATCATTGCTACCGAAAATTTAGTTAGATGGGTTCAGTACGATCACCATTTATTCGATGTAGACACTTCAACCAAATTTGTTGAGCGTGTTGAAGTTCCTTCAGTTGTTGATGGCATTGTTAACAACGAAAAATTACTGCCTAATTATCGTGGATGGATACGACCATTGTCGCCTCCATGTGATTTTAATAAATGGTTTCTCCACTATGGACAGTGCGTTGATGTGTATTATTCAGATGCATGGTGGGAAGGGGTGATTATAGACTATCAAGATGGTTCACCGGAGCGGAATGTTTTCTTTCCAGATATTGGTGATGAAATGGCAGCCCTCATGGATAATATGCGTATTAGTCAGGACTGGGATGAACAAACTGGACTCTGGAAGCCTCGTGGGAACTGGCTCTTTCTTGAATTGATCGAGGAGATAGAGAAAGATTGGCCCATTCTTGTTTCTGTTAAGCAAATTTGGTATGATATGCGGGCCAGAAATGGATTTGACAGTTTAAAGGAGTGGACTTCTTGTTTGAGTGATATGTGGAGAGAATTATTGTTGGAGGTAATTGTGGATAACTTTAAGCTTTCTGTAAAGGAATTTTTTCTGAATCTGAGCTCCTCGGGAGATATATCAAATAATTGTGGTCAATTAATGGAATTAGATGGATCTATTTTGGATGCTTTATTGAAGCATAAAAAATGCTTTGTTGACTTTCTTGCCGTTGTGCCCGTTGGTAATGGCTTCCTAAATAGAAATGAGTTGATGCATGATGATGAAAAGGAAAAGTGTTTTCAACCTTCTGAAGAGATCAATCGGGACGTATTGGCAACTTGCAGGAAGTTAGATAGGGTGGAGAAAACACCGCTTCCTAGTTCAGTCAAATCCACTGATGAAGATATAGCATGTGTGAGTTCTCAAACAATGGCAATTGTACCTTTTATGACTGGTGAAAATCCTAAGGGTAATTCCTTTACCAACCATGAAGAATCATTCAACACTAGTCATGAAGTGTCCATGCCAAATAAGAACCATGTTTGGATTCCTGCTGGATCTGACATTGTTCCTGATCCTGAGTATTGTCCTGATGCAGTTGACGAATACTGCAGGTTGTTCAAGTCTAGGCATAAGCAATATCACGGGGTTCGATTCAATGTCTGGAAACATCTTTTATTTATGGGCTGGAAAATTGAGTGCAGGAAAGATAAAAAAGCTAGTGGTAGACAGAGACTACGATATATTGAGCCTTGTTCTCTTGGAAGGTCTTTTACATCACTTGTTAAGGTGTGTGAGTATTTGATGACAGGAGATTCTAAAAAATTGTCTCCCTGTACAGACCTTGATAAACCAAAAGAGAAAGCAGAAGACAATTGGGTGCAATTTGGCCTCCCCAAAGCTGAATATCACGAAGATGCTGTTACTAAATATATTAATATCAGCAAGTGTGGATGTCAACCATCAGAGGAACATATGATAAATGTCTTGAAACATATCTCTTTTTTGGGATGGAAATTTGAATGCATTAAAGATAGACAGATATATCGTTTTAGCCCGCCAAATGATGATGGCAGTGGAAAAAAATTTCCATCGCTTTTTGAAGTGTGTCAGCATTTGAAAAAATCTTCTTCTGCCATTGTTCCCTGTTTTCCTAAAACTGTGCAAAATAGTTCATCATTTGTAGCCCCCTTATCTCCAACTGACCACTCACAACAATGCAGAAGTGTACTCGTAGGACCTTCGCCTGATGATGAATTGATATGTGAACCTGAATACTGTCCCCAAGCTATTATGAGCTATTATTCATTTGCAATCAAGGAGAAGGGTGACTTTAGCAAATGGGACACAGACAACATCCTCAAGGATATGCAACTGAAAGCAAAGAAGCACCTGTCTGCTGTTGGGTGGAAACTATATTACTACAGGGCCACAAAAAGAATAAGGTACAAGTACAGTTCGCCTAGTGGAAAGTGTTACTCTTCACTTCGATCAGCATGCAAGGGCTATATAGATGAAGAAATAAATGTTGGAAAGCTGGCAGAAGTACAACTGGCTAGGGACGGTCGGAATATACCATTAGCGAGTAAGGAGGTTCAAAAAGAGTTTCATTGTAAACATGAAAAAGAACGAAAGAGTAAAGCTCTACATCTTGCCTCTTTATCTTCAAGTTCTGTTACAAAAGAAAATAAGTCAAATAAAATCCAATCTATCAAGTCTAAAGATAATTTGAGCAGTGCAGTCTCTGTTTCCGACCGAGTGTTGCGGTCAAGCAAAAGAGTTCGCGAGGTGGTGGCTACATCTTTATCGCACAAGAATCCTCGTACAATATTGTCTTGGTTGATAGACAAAAAAGTAGTTTTTCCCGGGGATAAAGTGCGATATCGCATTGGAAAGGATTACAAGACATTGGCAGAAGGTATTGTTTCTTGTGATGGGATCAGGTGTAATTGCTGCCAAGAAACTTTTACTCTGCGTAATTTTGAAGTTCATGCAAACAGTACTTGCAATAAACCATCATCCAATATGTTTTTGGAGGATGGTAGGTCCCTTCTGGAGTGCCAGATACAATTGAGACGAGATTTAAATGCTAGAGGCTCCACTAGAGGGCTACCGGAGGTAAAGGGTAAACAAACTGACAATGAGACCGACTGCATATGTTCTATCTGTCATTTGGGGGGTAATTTAATATTGTGCGATGGATGTCCATCTACATTCCATAAACGTTGTCTTGGTTTGAAG GGGGTTCCGACTGGTAACTGGTTCTGCCCATCATGTTGCTGCAAAATTTGTGGCCAGAGCAAAAACAAAGGGAACATAGATGTATTTACAGATAGTAGTGTTATCAACTGTGATCAGTGTGCACGTCAAT ATCACATCGGTTGCCTGAGGATGAAAGGTCATGTGCTGGAAAGTTATCCTAAAGGATATTGGTTTTGCAATAGAAAATGTGAACAG ATTTCATTGGGACTTCAAAAGCTTCTGGGGAAACCAGTTCAAATTGGGATAGATAATTTGACTTGGACTTTACTCAAGTACACAAAGCCTGATAAATATTATCATGATCAATCCGATATTGCGGATTCGACAGAGATCTATAGCAAACTTAATCTTGCTCTTGACGTGATGCACGAGTGTTTTGAGCCCCTCAAGGAACCTCGAACCGGAAGGGATCTTGTTGAAGATGTTATATTCAATAGATG GTCTAAGCTGCACCGTTTGAATTTTAATGGGTTCTATACTGTACTTCTGGAGAAAAATGATGAGCTAATTACTGCGGCTACTATTAG AGTTCATGGTGAAAAGGTGGCAGAAATACCTCTTGTTGCTACACGTTTTCTTTATCGTAGACTTGGAATGTGTCGTGTTTTGATGAATGAGCTTGAAAAG GTACTCATGAAATTAGGAGTGGAGAGGCTAATTTTGCCTGCCGCTCCAACTGTGCTTAACACTTGGATCTCTTCATTTGGGTTTTTAAGGATGTCGCCCTCCGAGAGATTAAAATTTTTGGGTTATACTTTTCTCAATTTCCAGGGCACCACATTGTGCCAAAAACCATTATTGACGATGCCCGGCATAAAATCAATTCCCCCAG AGATGATATTATGGACATTGAAGGGAGCAGCGGTGTGTCTGAAATACTTCAAATTGATCGATTCGAAGACAATGGAGCTGTAG
- the LOC141663839 gene encoding uncharacterized protein LOC141663839 isoform X4, whose product MLMAFDTNGTRQTANPRKLLEQQKVEVRSTEEGFQGSWHQGTIIATENLVRWVQYDHHLFDVDTSTKFVERVEVPSVVDGIVNNEKLLPNYRGWIRPLSPPCDFNKWFLHYGQCVDVYYSDAWWEGVIIDYQDGSPERNVFFPDIGDEMAALMDNMRISQDWDEQTGLWKPRGNWLFLELIEEIEKDWPILVSVKQIWYDMRARNGFDSLKEWTSCLSDMWRELLLEVIVDNFKLSVKEFFLNLSSSGDISNNCGQLMELDGSILDALLKHKKCFVDFLAVVPVGNGFLNRNELMHDDEKEKCFQPSEEINRDVLATCRKLDRVEKTPLPSSVKSTDEDIACVSSQTMAIVPFMTGENPKGNSFTNHEESFNTSHEVSMPNKNHVWIPAGSDIVPDPEYCPDAVDEYCRLFKSRHKQYHGVRFNVWKHLLFMGWKIECRKDKKASGRQRLRYIEPCSLGRSFTSLVKVCEYLMTGDSKKLSPCTDLDKPKEKAEDNWVQFGLPKAEYHEDAVTKYINISKCGCQPSEEHMINVLKHISFLGWKFECIKDRQIYRFSPPNDDGSGKKFPSLFEVCQHLKKSSSAIVPCFPKTVQNSSSFVAPLSPTDHSQQCRSVLVGPSPDDELICEPEYCPQAIMSYYSFAIKEKGDFSKWDTDNILKDMQLKAKKHLSAVGWKLYYYRATKRIRYKYSSPSGKCYSSLRSACKGYIDEEINVGKLAEVQLARDGRNIPLASKEVQKEFHCKHEKERKSKALHLASLSSSSVTKENKSNKIQSIKSKDNLSSAVSVSDRVLRSSKRVREVVATSLSHKNPRTILSWLIDKKVVFPGDKVRYRIGKDYKTLAEGIVSCDGIRCNCCQETFTLRNFEVHANSTCNKPSSNMFLEDGRSLLECQIQLRRDLNARGSTRGLPEVKGKQTDNETDCICSICHLGGNLILCDGCPSTFHKRCLGLKGVPTGNWFCPSCCCKICGQSKNKGNIDVFTDSSVINCDQCARQYHIGCLRMKGHVLESYPKGYWFCNRKCEQISLGLQKLLGKPVQIGIDNLTWTLLKYTKPDKYYHDQSDIADSTEIYSKLNLALDVMHECFEPLKEPRTGRDLVEDVIFNRWSKLHRLNFNGFYTVLLEKNDELITAATIRVHGEKVAEIPLVATRFLYRRLGMCRVLMNELEKVLMKLGVERLILPAAPTVLNTWISSFGFLRMSPSERLKFLGYTFLNFQGTTLCQKPLLTMPGIKSIPPGLVKQYSDVISRDDIMDIEGSSGVSEILQIDRFEDNGAVGQTSIK is encoded by the exons ATGTTGATGGCTTTTGATACCAATGGGACAAGACAAACAGCCAATCCAAGAAAGCTTCTGGAGCAGCAGAAAGTTGAG GTAAGGAGTACCGAAGAGGGGTTCCAAGGTTCATGGCACCAAGGGACTATCATTGCTACCGAAAATTTAGTTAGATGGGTTCAGTACGATCACCATTTATTCGATGTAGACACTTCAACCAAATTTGTTGAGCGTGTTGAAGTTCCTTCAGTTGTTGATGGCATTGTTAACAACGAAAAATTACTGCCTAATTATCGTGGATGGATACGACCATTGTCGCCTCCATGTGATTTTAATAAATGGTTTCTCCACTATGGACAGTGCGTTGATGTGTATTATTCAGATGCATGGTGGGAAGGGGTGATTATAGACTATCAAGATGGTTCACCGGAGCGGAATGTTTTCTTTCCAGATATTGGTGATGAAATGGCAGCCCTCATGGATAATATGCGTATTAGTCAGGACTGGGATGAACAAACTGGACTCTGGAAGCCTCGTGGGAACTGGCTCTTTCTTGAATTGATCGAGGAGATAGAGAAAGATTGGCCCATTCTTGTTTCTGTTAAGCAAATTTGGTATGATATGCGGGCCAGAAATGGATTTGACAGTTTAAAGGAGTGGACTTCTTGTTTGAGTGATATGTGGAGAGAATTATTGTTGGAGGTAATTGTGGATAACTTTAAGCTTTCTGTAAAGGAATTTTTTCTGAATCTGAGCTCCTCGGGAGATATATCAAATAATTGTGGTCAATTAATGGAATTAGATGGATCTATTTTGGATGCTTTATTGAAGCATAAAAAATGCTTTGTTGACTTTCTTGCCGTTGTGCCCGTTGGTAATGGCTTCCTAAATAGAAATGAGTTGATGCATGATGATGAAAAGGAAAAGTGTTTTCAACCTTCTGAAGAGATCAATCGGGACGTATTGGCAACTTGCAGGAAGTTAGATAGGGTGGAGAAAACACCGCTTCCTAGTTCAGTCAAATCCACTGATGAAGATATAGCATGTGTGAGTTCTCAAACAATGGCAATTGTACCTTTTATGACTGGTGAAAATCCTAAGGGTAATTCCTTTACCAACCATGAAGAATCATTCAACACTAGTCATGAAGTGTCCATGCCAAATAAGAACCATGTTTGGATTCCTGCTGGATCTGACATTGTTCCTGATCCTGAGTATTGTCCTGATGCAGTTGACGAATACTGCAGGTTGTTCAAGTCTAGGCATAAGCAATATCACGGGGTTCGATTCAATGTCTGGAAACATCTTTTATTTATGGGCTGGAAAATTGAGTGCAGGAAAGATAAAAAAGCTAGTGGTAGACAGAGACTACGATATATTGAGCCTTGTTCTCTTGGAAGGTCTTTTACATCACTTGTTAAGGTGTGTGAGTATTTGATGACAGGAGATTCTAAAAAATTGTCTCCCTGTACAGACCTTGATAAACCAAAAGAGAAAGCAGAAGACAATTGGGTGCAATTTGGCCTCCCCAAAGCTGAATATCACGAAGATGCTGTTACTAAATATATTAATATCAGCAAGTGTGGATGTCAACCATCAGAGGAACATATGATAAATGTCTTGAAACATATCTCTTTTTTGGGATGGAAATTTGAATGCATTAAAGATAGACAGATATATCGTTTTAGCCCGCCAAATGATGATGGCAGTGGAAAAAAATTTCCATCGCTTTTTGAAGTGTGTCAGCATTTGAAAAAATCTTCTTCTGCCATTGTTCCCTGTTTTCCTAAAACTGTGCAAAATAGTTCATCATTTGTAGCCCCCTTATCTCCAACTGACCACTCACAACAATGCAGAAGTGTACTCGTAGGACCTTCGCCTGATGATGAATTGATATGTGAACCTGAATACTGTCCCCAAGCTATTATGAGCTATTATTCATTTGCAATCAAGGAGAAGGGTGACTTTAGCAAATGGGACACAGACAACATCCTCAAGGATATGCAACTGAAAGCAAAGAAGCACCTGTCTGCTGTTGGGTGGAAACTATATTACTACAGGGCCACAAAAAGAATAAGGTACAAGTACAGTTCGCCTAGTGGAAAGTGTTACTCTTCACTTCGATCAGCATGCAAGGGCTATATAGATGAAGAAATAAATGTTGGAAAGCTGGCAGAAGTACAACTGGCTAGGGACGGTCGGAATATACCATTAGCGAGTAAGGAGGTTCAAAAAGAGTTTCATTGTAAACATGAAAAAGAACGAAAGAGTAAAGCTCTACATCTTGCCTCTTTATCTTCAAGTTCTGTTACAAAAGAAAATAAGTCAAATAAAATCCAATCTATCAAGTCTAAAGATAATTTGAGCAGTGCAGTCTCTGTTTCCGACCGAGTGTTGCGGTCAAGCAAAAGAGTTCGCGAGGTGGTGGCTACATCTTTATCGCACAAGAATCCTCGTACAATATTGTCTTGGTTGATAGACAAAAAAGTAGTTTTTCCCGGGGATAAAGTGCGATATCGCATTGGAAAGGATTACAAGACATTGGCAGAAGGTATTGTTTCTTGTGATGGGATCAGGTGTAATTGCTGCCAAGAAACTTTTACTCTGCGTAATTTTGAAGTTCATGCAAACAGTACTTGCAATAAACCATCATCCAATATGTTTTTGGAGGATGGTAGGTCCCTTCTGGAGTGCCAGATACAATTGAGACGAGATTTAAATGCTAGAGGCTCCACTAGAGGGCTACCGGAGGTAAAGGGTAAACAAACTGACAATGAGACCGACTGCATATGTTCTATCTGTCATTTGGGGGGTAATTTAATATTGTGCGATGGATGTCCATCTACATTCCATAAACGTTGTCTTGGTTTGAAG GGGGTTCCGACTGGTAACTGGTTCTGCCCATCATGTTGCTGCAAAATTTGTGGCCAGAGCAAAAACAAAGGGAACATAGATGTATTTACAGATAGTAGTGTTATCAACTGTGATCAGTGTGCACGTCAAT ATCACATCGGTTGCCTGAGGATGAAAGGTCATGTGCTGGAAAGTTATCCTAAAGGATATTGGTTTTGCAATAGAAAATGTGAACAG ATTTCATTGGGACTTCAAAAGCTTCTGGGGAAACCAGTTCAAATTGGGATAGATAATTTGACTTGGACTTTACTCAAGTACACAAAGCCTGATAAATATTATCATGATCAATCCGATATTGCGGATTCGACAGAGATCTATAGCAAACTTAATCTTGCTCTTGACGTGATGCACGAGTGTTTTGAGCCCCTCAAGGAACCTCGAACCGGAAGGGATCTTGTTGAAGATGTTATATTCAATAGATG GTCTAAGCTGCACCGTTTGAATTTTAATGGGTTCTATACTGTACTTCTGGAGAAAAATGATGAGCTAATTACTGCGGCTACTATTAG AGTTCATGGTGAAAAGGTGGCAGAAATACCTCTTGTTGCTACACGTTTTCTTTATCGTAGACTTGGAATGTGTCGTGTTTTGATGAATGAGCTTGAAAAG GTACTCATGAAATTAGGAGTGGAGAGGCTAATTTTGCCTGCCGCTCCAACTGTGCTTAACACTTGGATCTCTTCATTTGGGTTTTTAAGGATGTCGCCCTCCGAGAGATTAAAATTTTTGGGTTATACTTTTCTCAATTTCCAGGGCACCACATTGTGCCAAAAACCATTATTGACGATGCCCGGCATAAAATCAATTCCCCCAG GTCTTGTTAAACAATATTCTGATGTCATTAGTAGAGATGATATTATGGACATTGAAGGGAGCAGCGGTGTGTCTGAAATACTTCAAATTGATCGATTCGAAGACAATGGAGCTGTAGGCCAAACCTCTATAAA GTGA